AAATCTAAGTTTTTAAGAGATTCTTGTTATGTAAGCCTGTTGATCTTTGGGTTCTAAGTTAACTGGAATTAGCTCAAAGCCTAAATTAGTCGTATTTTTGCTAAAACGATAGCACAAGCTTAAAAACCATTAAAACCTTTCTGTGAAAGGTTTTGATAGTTTCTGGAGATATCTATTAGGAAGTTCTTGTGCAATATCAAACAGAAAGAACCCGGCATCGAAAAACGGATGAGAAACTGCACTATCAGACCAATCGAAATAAATATTGCTTTGTTGCGCGTCAATCACATTTTGACAATAAAAATCACCATGTACTAAAGTTTGAGGTACACCACAAGTTTCCAAAACTTCACACCATGACAGCAGTTGAGGTATGAGAGTGCGTAACTTCTCCAAGTCTAACTGTTCGAGAAATGGATCATTCTGGGGGAGCAGTAACGCAGCATCATCTGCAAATAATGGTTCTATTCTTTGAGCAAGCTGATTGATTCGTCGGTCAGGAAAACCAACATCTAGTAACTGATCAACCATCATCGCCATCTGAACTTGAATTTCAGCATATCGCCGTAGTGCTACTTCCCATCGAGAAACATCAACCGAAGCGCCCAAATGCTGACCCTCAAACTCTCTCATCAACATCCATTGTTGTTCTGTATTTACAGTGATTAGTTTAGGCAAGTAATCGGGATAAAGTTGAGACAGAAAATCAGTGAAGGTAGCTTCTGTGCCAAAAATCCCATAAGCAGTCTTCAAATAAAGTGTTCCATCTGTTGTTCTGACACGCAACAGACAAGAGCGAGTTTGAGATTTAACTTGCTCAATCGGAGCAGTTGCACTCAAACTTAAAGTCTCAAGTTGCCGATTAATCCAAATTGACGCTCTATCAAACCAGCCCAATTTTGCCCAAGGTACGCGCATTTCTGGAATAGAATTACTTTGAATTTCAGCAAACCAGGAATTAAGAATCTGATCAAGCTTGGGAATTACAATTAAGCGGTCTAACTCATTCGACTTCACCCAATGAGCATATGTGGGTAGTATCCAATCCCAAGAATGATTTTCCATTG
The Oculatellaceae cyanobacterium DNA segment above includes these coding regions:
- a CDS encoding aminoglycoside phosphotransferase family protein, coding for MSQVAVVHYPNVHFDYYCIIPHPTELQVLLLAGEDGWSLPSFVPYEHHFGMVSHINQTMKDQLGLNVTTLRCFYEDYYSDTNTGCRVYAMENHSWDWILPTYAHWVKSNELDRLIVIPKLDQILNSWFAEIQSNSIPEMRVPWAKLGWFDRASIWINRQLETLSLSATAPIEQVKSQTRSCLLRVRTTDGTLYLKTAYGIFGTEATFTDFLSQLYPDYLPKLITVNTEQQWMLMREFEGQHLGASVDVSRWEVALRRYAEIQVQMAMMVDQLLDVGFPDRRINQLAQRIEPLFADDAALLLPQNDPFLEQLDLEKLRTLIPQLLSWCEVLETCGVPQTLVHGDFYCQNVIDAQQSNIYFDWSDSAVSHPFFDAGFFLFDIAQELPNRYLQKLSKPFTERF